In one window of Nicotiana tabacum cultivar K326 chromosome 12, ASM71507v2, whole genome shotgun sequence DNA:
- the LOC107766186 gene encoding uncharacterized protein LOC107766186: MESSAYELNALSSWEYLSLFLFRPLLAIIFVLSLLLLGWFLAWKLVLVHVPLVQEIFGLRKKPVNRKPENRRRLTQFYNNLNSQSSVSQWCCDIVSGTSKD, from the exons ATGGAGTCATCAGCCTACGAGCTGAATGCCTTATCATCGTGGGAATATCTGAGTCTATTCCTCTTTCGTCCCCTTCTTGCTATCATCTTCGTCCTCTCCTTACTCCTCTTAG GTTGGTTCTTGGCCTGGAAATTAGTTCTGGTTCATGTACCTTTGGTACAAGAAATATTTGGTTTGCGGAAGAAACCCGTTAACCGGAAACCCGAAAATCGGCGGCGGTTGACTCAATTCTACAACAACCTGAACTCACAATCTTCTGTTTCCCAATG GTGCTGTGATATAGTTAGTGGAACTTCAAAGGATTGa